In Streptomyces sp. NBC_00448, the following are encoded in one genomic region:
- a CDS encoding tyrosine-type recombinase/integrase, with the protein MGALRLGEQFDTATGLPAAEVRARNRITWFEHAVEHAQAKWPRASAKHRAGIADALATVTIALTTPSTRCHTPPGLRGALISWAFRMTRDEHGVWVPRKAAEEPPADMAACLEWIARHSLPLADAVRQENLRRALGAISQKLDGSHAAENTVRRKRMIFNNALVYAVACDRLQANPLPKVDWQTPLTDIEVDFRYVPGPRLARDLITAVREQGPRGAHLEAFFGCLYYAAMRPAETAALTERDCLLPGPEGGPETWGELVLVRSHPEAGSGWTDDGRPHDTRGLKRRARNATRSIPIPPDLVHLLRTHLDHYGTAPDGRLFRAVRGGRITSSEYCRIWSAARRRTLLSRDAETPFAQVPYSLRHAGISLWITAGIPPAEAARRAGHSLTVLYRIYAKPLRGHQRHANQLITAALQDIQE; encoded by the coding sequence ATGGGCGCCCTGCGGCTGGGCGAGCAGTTCGACACCGCCACAGGGTTGCCGGCTGCCGAGGTGCGCGCGAGGAACAGGATCACGTGGTTCGAGCACGCCGTGGAGCACGCGCAGGCGAAGTGGCCGCGCGCCTCAGCGAAGCACCGGGCGGGCATCGCCGACGCTCTCGCCACCGTGACGATAGCCCTCACCACCCCGTCGACGCGGTGCCACACTCCGCCGGGTCTGCGCGGCGCGCTGATCTCGTGGGCGTTCCGCATGACCCGGGACGAGCATGGCGTGTGGGTCCCGCGAAAGGCGGCGGAGGAGCCTCCGGCGGACATGGCGGCGTGCCTGGAGTGGATCGCCCGTCACTCGCTGCCCCTGGCGGATGCCGTCAGGCAGGAGAACCTGCGCAGAGCACTCGGCGCGATCTCGCAGAAACTCGACGGCAGCCACGCCGCGGAGAACACCGTCCGGCGTAAGCGCATGATATTCAACAACGCCCTGGTCTACGCCGTCGCATGCGACCGACTCCAGGCCAATCCGCTGCCGAAGGTGGACTGGCAGACGCCGCTGACGGACATCGAGGTCGACTTCCGCTACGTGCCCGGCCCGCGCCTGGCCCGGGACCTGATCACTGCCGTACGCGAGCAGGGCCCGCGGGGCGCGCACCTGGAGGCGTTCTTCGGCTGCCTCTACTACGCGGCGATGCGACCGGCCGAGACCGCCGCGCTCACCGAACGCGACTGCCTCCTCCCCGGCCCGGAAGGAGGCCCGGAAACCTGGGGCGAACTCGTTCTGGTCCGCAGCCATCCCGAAGCCGGCTCCGGCTGGACCGACGACGGCCGCCCCCACGACACCCGCGGACTCAAACGACGAGCCCGCAACGCCACCCGCTCCATCCCCATCCCGCCCGACCTCGTCCACCTGCTACGCACCCACCTCGATCACTACGGCACTGCACCCGACGGCCGACTCTTCCGCGCGGTACGAGGCGGCCGCATAACCTCCAGCGAATACTGCAGGATCTGGTCTGCCGCCCGACGGCGCACTCTGCTCTCCCGTGACGCCGAGACACCCTTCGCGCAGGTCCCCTACTCCCTGCGGCATGCAGGCATCTCCCTGTGGATCACCGCCGGCATCCCCCCTGCCGAAGCAGCTCGACGCGCCGGACACAGCCTCACCGTGCTCTACCGCATCTACGCCAAACCGCTCCGCGGCCACCAACGCCACGCTAACCAGCTCATCACAGCCGCCCTACAGGACATCCAAGAGTGA